The Malus domestica chromosome 10, GDT2T_hap1 genome contains a region encoding:
- the LOC103446920 gene encoding subtilisin-like protease SBT5.4, with protein sequence MWFGKLSFLLQLFVISSLFQVPAFAIKKSYIVYLGSHAHAPQVSEADLHRVTHSHHEFLGSFLGSTEKAKEAIIYSYKRHINGFATTLEEEEAAQIAKHPKVVSVFLNRGRKLHTTHSWDFMLLEKDGVIHPSSLWKKARFGEDTIIGNLDTGVWPESESFGDKGIGPVPSKWKGICQNHTAGFVCNRKLIGTRYFNKGYAAYAGVPVKSSLNSARDHEGHGSHTLSTAGGNFVPGANVFGLGNGTAKGGSPKARVAAYKVCWPPINGSECFDADIMAAFDAAIHDGVDVLSISLGGDPSDYFSDGVSIGAFHAVKNGIVVVCSAGNSGPAAGTVSNVAPWMITVGASTLDREFETMIELRNGMRLKGTSLSKPLPDDIFYPLITGAQAKADNASAKDAMLCLGGSLDPKKVKGKILACLRGLSARVDKGQQASLAGAAGMILCNDEASGNELIADPHVLPASQINYTDGIAVFNYINSTDDPLGFITPPTAKLNTKPAPFMASFSSQGPNTITPEILKPDITAPGVNIIAAYTQATSPTDQDFDKRRVPFNTESGTSMSCPHVSGVVGLLKTLYPHWSPSAIRSAIMTTARTRDNTLNPMMSASFVEATPFSYGSGHIRPNRAMDPGLIYDLTANDYLDFLCAIGYNKTTIQLFSEGPNYKCPESASLLDFNYPSISVPRLSGSVTVTRRLKNVGSPGTYAVRIKRANGISVSVEPNVLRFKSVGEEKSFRVTLKAKPKRGGVAKGDYVFGGLTWSDGKHYVRSPIVVASAAAV encoded by the exons ATGTGGTTTGGAAAGCTTTCGTTTTTGCTCCAGTTATTCGTTATATCTTCTCTGTTTCAAGTTCCCGCCTTTGCAATAAAAAAG TCGTATATAGTGTACCTGGGATCGCATGCACATGCTCCACAAGTCTCAGAAGCTGATCTTCATCGCGTCACTCATTCTCATCATGAATTCCTCGGATCATTCCTCGGAag TACCGAGAAAGCGAAAGAAGCAATTATTTACTCGTACAAAAGACATATCAATGGTTTTGCTACCACCCTTGAAGAGGAAGAGGCGGCTCAAATCGCAA AGCATccaaaagttgtgtcggttttCTTAAACCGAGGAAGAAAATTGCACACTACTCACTCATGGGACTTTATGTTGCTTGAAAAGGACGGAGTAATCCACCCCAGTTCCTTGTGGAAAAAGGCCAGATTTGGTGAAGATACAATCATTGGGAATCTTGACACTG GTGTTTGGCCCGAATCAGAGAGCTTTGGTGACAAAGGGATTGGACCCGTTCCATCAAAGTGGAAAGGAATCTGCCAGAATCACACTGCCGGATTTGTTTGCAACAG GAAGCTTATAGGCACAAGGTACTTCAACAAAGGATATGCTGCATATGCAGGGGTACCAGTCAAGTCCTCCTTAAACAGTGCGCGAGACCATGAAGGTCATGGTTCTCACACTTTATCCACTGCAGGTGGCAACTTTGTTCCTGGAGCCAATGTGTTTGGTCTGGGGAATGGAACTGCCAAAGGTGGCTCTCCAAAAGCCCGTGTTGCTGCTTACAAAGTTTGCTGGCCACCCATCAATGGCAGTGAATGCTTTGATGCTGATATCATGGCAGCCTTTGATGCAGCCATACATGATGGGGTTGATGTGCTTTCAATCTCGCTTGGTGGAGACCCTTCCGATTACTTTAGTGATGGCGTTTCCATTGGTGCATTCCATGCTGTCAAGAATGGTATCGTTGTTGTATGCTCTGCAGGAAACTCTGGTCCTGCTGCTGGAACTGTCTCAAATGTTGCACCTTGGATGATAACCGTGGGAGCAAGTACTTTGGATCGAGAGTTTGAAACTATGATTGAACTCCGAAATGGGATGCGTCTCAAG GGAACGAGCCTTTCAAAGCCTTTACCAGATGACATATTTTATCCACTTATAACCGGTGCACAAGCTAAAGCAGATAATGCTTCTGCTAAGGATGC CATGCTTTGTTTAGGAGGATCGTTGGACCCAAAGAAGGTGAAGGGTAAGATTTTGGCCTGTCTTAGGGGACTAAGTGCAAGAGTAGACAAGGGTCAACAAGCATCACTAGCTGGAGCAGCAGGGATGATTCTTTGCAATGATGAGGCCAGTGGCAATGAACTCATCGCTGATCCTCACGTATTACCAGCATCCCAAATCAATTATACAGATGGCATTGCGGTCTTTAACTACATCAATTCTACAga CGATCCACTTGGATTTATAACGCCCCCAACTGCAAAGCTGAACACAAAACCTGCTCCATTCATGGCTTCATTCTCCTCTCAGGGCCCCAACACTATCACTCCTGAGATCCTCAAG CCTGATATCACCGCTCCTGGTGTAAATATCATAGCTGCCTACACCCAAGCAACCAGCCCTACAGATCAAGACTTTGATAAGCGCAGGGTTCCGTTTAACACGGAATCTGGCACCTCCATGTCTTGCCCTCATGTTTCTGGAGTCGTAGGACTTCTCAAGACACTCTACCCTCACTGGAGTCCATCTGCAATTAGATCAGCAATCATGACAACCG CAAGAACGAGGGACAACACTCTGAATCCAATGATGAGTGCATCATTTGTTGAGGCAACGCCATTCAGCTATGGCTCTGGCCATATACGACCAAATCGTGCCATGGATCCTGGCCTGATCTATGACCTAACTGCCAATGATTACTTGGACTTTCTTTGTGCCATTGGCTATAACAAGACAACGATTCAACTCTTTTCTGAGGGTCCTAACTACAAATGCCCCGAGTCAGCCAGTCTTCTGGACTTCAATTACCCTTCGATATCAGTCCCTCGATTGTCTGGTTCAGTCACTGTGACTAGAAGACTCAAGAATGTTGGTTCTCCGGGTACCTATGCAGTCCGTATTAAACGAGCAAATGGAATTTCAGTGAGTGTTGAGCCTAATGTCTTGAGGTTTAAAAGTGTTGGGGAAGAGAAGAGCTTTAGGGTGACACTGAAAGCGAAGCCTAAGAGAGGTGGAGTAGCTAAGGGGGATTATGTATTTGGAGGGCTTACCTGGTCGGATGGCAAGCACTACGTCAGGAGTCCAATCGTAGTTGCCTCAGCAGCTGCTGTTTAG
- the LOC103446833 gene encoding probable galactinol--sucrose galactosyltransferase 2 isoform X1: MLQTTVFFPSSRALPLNINHRIIFSRGRGCGWGRGRGSVRPNSSTSGSSNTASPWSTKPVFEDGILSVDGNDVLTHVPDNVVVTPLTDSSAFVGATSQTASSRHVFKLGLVRDVRLLSLFRFKLWWMIPRVGNTGSDIPVETQMLLLQAKSAEEATPPNYILFLPVLDGEFRSSLQGNSSNELEFCVESGDPAIVTSQSPKAVFVNCGNHPFDLMKESMKILEKHFGTFFCRESKQMPGMLDCFGWCTWDAFYQGVNPQGIRDGLKSLSEGGTPAKFLIIDDGWQDTSNEFQIEGEPFVDGSQFGGRLNSIQENNKFRRTTNKEGESETPSSLKDFVSEIKGTFGLKYVYVWHALLGYWGGLLPNALGTKKYNPELRYPVQSPGNLANMRDLAMDCMEKYGVGTIDPAKVYQFYDDLHGYLVSQNVDGVKVDVQNILETISADLGGRVSLTRQFQQALEKSIATHFQDNSIICCMGQNTDSIYHSKRSAITRASDDYYPKNPTTQTLHIAAVAFNSIFLGEVVLPDWDMFYSRHEAAEFHAAARAVGGCGVYVSDKPGHHDFEILKRLVLPDGSILRARFPGRPSRDCLFVDPVTDGKSLLKIWNLNKYNGVLGIFNCQGAGNWPCLEQVVPVEVSAEVSGKVTPADIEYFDEVSGKLWTGDCAVYSFAKGRLSRLPKDKSFDVALRVLQCDVFTVSPIKVYKQNIEFAAIGLLNMYNSGGAVEAVECFSHNSSSEIHIKGRGGGSFGAYSSLKPKACSVNSKDDEEFEFRDEDDNLLKVTVPATTSWKIVLHY, from the exons ATGCTCCAGACCACCGTCTTTTTTCCGTCTTCCAGAGCCCTTCCACTCAACATCAACCACAGGATCATCTTCTCACGCGGACGGGGATGTGGATGGGGACGGGGACGGGGGTCTGTGCGTCCTAACAGCAGCACTAGTGGAAGTAGTAACACTGCATCCCCATGGAGTACAAAACCTGTCTTTGAAGATGGTATTCTCAGTGTCGATGGTAACGATGTGTTGACACACGTGCCTGACAATGTGGTCGTCACACCATTGACCGACTCATCCGCATTCGTCGGTGCCACTTCTCAAACTGCTTCTTCACGTCATGTTTTTAAGCTTGGACTCGTACG GGATGTCAGATTGCTTAGTCTTTTTAGATTTAAACTTTGGTGGATGATACCAAGAGTGGGCAATACAGGAAGTGACATCCCAGTTGAAACTCAGATGTTGCTCCTGCAAGCAAAGTCAGCCGAAGAAGCTACTCCTCCTAATTATATCTTATTCTTGCCAGTTCTAGATGGTGAATTTAGAAGCAGCTTGCAGGGGAATTCATCGAATGAACTTGAGTTTTGTGTCGAAAGTG GTGACCCAGCTATCGTTACCTCCCAATCCCCAAAAGCAGTTTTTGTGAATTGCGGGAACCATCCTTTCGATCTGATGAAGGAATCTATGAA GATTTTGGAGAAGCATTTTGGAACTTTCTTTTGTAGAGAATCCAAACAG ATGCCTGGAATGCTAGATTGCTTTGGCTGGTGTACCTGGGATGCCTTTTATCAAGGGGTTAATCCTCAAGGAATCAGAGATGGCCTGAAAAG TTTATCAGAGGGAGGTACTCCAGCGAAGTTTTTGATAATTGACGATGGATGGCAAGATACATCAAATGAGTTCCAAATAGAAGGGGAACCATTTGTTGACGGATCACA GTTTGGTGGTAGATTAAATAGCATTCAAGAAAATAACAAGTTTCGTAGGACAACTAATAAAGAGGGTGAAAGTGAGACGCCAAGTAGTCTCAAGGATTTTGTATCTGAAATCAAGGGGACTTTTGGTCTTAA GTACGTCTATGTGTGGCATGCCCTGTTGGGATACTGGGGAGGGCTTCTTCCAAATGCTCTTGGAACTAAAAAGTACAATCCTGAGCTAAGATACCCAGTGCAGTCACCTGGGAATTTGGCAAATATGAGGGACTTAGCTATGGATTGCATGGAGAAATATGGTGTTGGTACAATAGATCCTGCAAAGGTGTATCAGTTTTATGATGATCTACACGGTTATCTTGTTTCACAAAACGTTGATGGGGTTAAGGTTGATGTTCAGAACATACTGGAGACGATATCAGCTGATTTAGGAGGGCGAGTTTCTCTGACCAGACAGTTCCAACAGGCACTGGAGAAGTCCATAGCCACCCACTTCCAAGACAACAGCATCATCTGCTGCATGGGCCAAAACACGGACTCCATTTACCA TTCAAAAAGAAGTGCTATTACTCGAGCATCTGATGATTACTACCCGAAAAACCCAACAACACAGACACTGCACATAGCTGCTGTGGCTTTCAACAGCATATTCCTTGGTGAAGTTGTTCTCCCAGATTGGGACATGTTCTAT AGCCGTCATGAAGCAGCTGAGTTCCATGCTGCTGCTAGAGCTGTGGGAGGATGCGGAGTCTATGTTAG TGACAAACCTGGCCATCATGATTTCGAGATACTTAAAAGGCTTGTACTTCCTGATGGATCAATTCTGCGAGCTAGATTCCCCGGGAGGCCATCACGGGATTGTTTATTTGTCGACCCCGTTACAGATGGGAAGAG CCTTCTAAAGATATGGAATTTGAACAAATACAATGGAGTTTTAGGCATTTTCAATTGCCAAGGAGCAGGGAACTGGCCTTGTCTAGAACAAGTTGTTCCGGTAGAAGTTAGTGCTGAAGTGTCTGGGAAGGTGACCCCTGCAGATATTGAGTATTTCGACGAGGTTTCTGGCAAGCTGTGGACAGGAGATTGTGCGGTCTATTCCTTCGCAAAAG GGCGTCTGTCTCGGTTACCAAAGGATAAGTCATTTGACGTTGCATTAAGAGTTCTCCAATGCGATGTCTTTACTGTATCTCCTATTAAG GTTTACAagcaaaacattgaatttgcaGCGATTGGATTATTGAACATGTACAATTCCGGTGGAGCTGTTGAAGCAGTTGAGTGCTTTAGTCATAACTCTAGCAGTGAAATACACATTAAGGGAAGAGGAGGTGGTAGCTTTGGCGCTTACTCTAGTTTAAAGCCCAAAGCTTGCTCAGTGAACTCCAAAGACGACGAGGAATTTGAATTTAGAGATGAAGACGACAATCTTTTAAAAGTAACAGTTCCTGCCACAACTAGTTGGAAAATTGTTCTACATTATTGA
- the LOC103446833 gene encoding probable galactinol--sucrose galactosyltransferase 2 isoform X2, whose amino-acid sequence MLQTTVFFPSSRALPLNINHRIIFSRGRGCGWGRGRGSVRPNSSTSGSSNTASPWSTKPVFEDGILSVDGNDVLTHVPDNVVVTPLTDSSAFVGATSQTASSRHVFKLGLVRDVRLLSLFRFKLWWMIPRVGNTGSDIPVETQMLLLQAKSAEEATPPNYILFLPVLDGEFRSSLQGNSSNELEFCVESGDPAIVTSQSPKAVFVNCGNHPFDLMKESMKILEKHFGTFFCRESKQMPGMLDCFGWCTWDAFYQGVNPQGIRDGLKRFGGRLNSIQENNKFRRTTNKEGESETPSSLKDFVSEIKGTFGLKYVYVWHALLGYWGGLLPNALGTKKYNPELRYPVQSPGNLANMRDLAMDCMEKYGVGTIDPAKVYQFYDDLHGYLVSQNVDGVKVDVQNILETISADLGGRVSLTRQFQQALEKSIATHFQDNSIICCMGQNTDSIYHSKRSAITRASDDYYPKNPTTQTLHIAAVAFNSIFLGEVVLPDWDMFYSRHEAAEFHAAARAVGGCGVYVSDKPGHHDFEILKRLVLPDGSILRARFPGRPSRDCLFVDPVTDGKSLLKIWNLNKYNGVLGIFNCQGAGNWPCLEQVVPVEVSAEVSGKVTPADIEYFDEVSGKLWTGDCAVYSFAKGRLSRLPKDKSFDVALRVLQCDVFTVSPIKVYKQNIEFAAIGLLNMYNSGGAVEAVECFSHNSSSEIHIKGRGGGSFGAYSSLKPKACSVNSKDDEEFEFRDEDDNLLKVTVPATTSWKIVLHY is encoded by the exons ATGCTCCAGACCACCGTCTTTTTTCCGTCTTCCAGAGCCCTTCCACTCAACATCAACCACAGGATCATCTTCTCACGCGGACGGGGATGTGGATGGGGACGGGGACGGGGGTCTGTGCGTCCTAACAGCAGCACTAGTGGAAGTAGTAACACTGCATCCCCATGGAGTACAAAACCTGTCTTTGAAGATGGTATTCTCAGTGTCGATGGTAACGATGTGTTGACACACGTGCCTGACAATGTGGTCGTCACACCATTGACCGACTCATCCGCATTCGTCGGTGCCACTTCTCAAACTGCTTCTTCACGTCATGTTTTTAAGCTTGGACTCGTACG GGATGTCAGATTGCTTAGTCTTTTTAGATTTAAACTTTGGTGGATGATACCAAGAGTGGGCAATACAGGAAGTGACATCCCAGTTGAAACTCAGATGTTGCTCCTGCAAGCAAAGTCAGCCGAAGAAGCTACTCCTCCTAATTATATCTTATTCTTGCCAGTTCTAGATGGTGAATTTAGAAGCAGCTTGCAGGGGAATTCATCGAATGAACTTGAGTTTTGTGTCGAAAGTG GTGACCCAGCTATCGTTACCTCCCAATCCCCAAAAGCAGTTTTTGTGAATTGCGGGAACCATCCTTTCGATCTGATGAAGGAATCTATGAA GATTTTGGAGAAGCATTTTGGAACTTTCTTTTGTAGAGAATCCAAACAG ATGCCTGGAATGCTAGATTGCTTTGGCTGGTGTACCTGGGATGCCTTTTATCAAGGGGTTAATCCTCAAGGAATCAGAGATGGCCTGAAAAG GTTTGGTGGTAGATTAAATAGCATTCAAGAAAATAACAAGTTTCGTAGGACAACTAATAAAGAGGGTGAAAGTGAGACGCCAAGTAGTCTCAAGGATTTTGTATCTGAAATCAAGGGGACTTTTGGTCTTAA GTACGTCTATGTGTGGCATGCCCTGTTGGGATACTGGGGAGGGCTTCTTCCAAATGCTCTTGGAACTAAAAAGTACAATCCTGAGCTAAGATACCCAGTGCAGTCACCTGGGAATTTGGCAAATATGAGGGACTTAGCTATGGATTGCATGGAGAAATATGGTGTTGGTACAATAGATCCTGCAAAGGTGTATCAGTTTTATGATGATCTACACGGTTATCTTGTTTCACAAAACGTTGATGGGGTTAAGGTTGATGTTCAGAACATACTGGAGACGATATCAGCTGATTTAGGAGGGCGAGTTTCTCTGACCAGACAGTTCCAACAGGCACTGGAGAAGTCCATAGCCACCCACTTCCAAGACAACAGCATCATCTGCTGCATGGGCCAAAACACGGACTCCATTTACCA TTCAAAAAGAAGTGCTATTACTCGAGCATCTGATGATTACTACCCGAAAAACCCAACAACACAGACACTGCACATAGCTGCTGTGGCTTTCAACAGCATATTCCTTGGTGAAGTTGTTCTCCCAGATTGGGACATGTTCTAT AGCCGTCATGAAGCAGCTGAGTTCCATGCTGCTGCTAGAGCTGTGGGAGGATGCGGAGTCTATGTTAG TGACAAACCTGGCCATCATGATTTCGAGATACTTAAAAGGCTTGTACTTCCTGATGGATCAATTCTGCGAGCTAGATTCCCCGGGAGGCCATCACGGGATTGTTTATTTGTCGACCCCGTTACAGATGGGAAGAG CCTTCTAAAGATATGGAATTTGAACAAATACAATGGAGTTTTAGGCATTTTCAATTGCCAAGGAGCAGGGAACTGGCCTTGTCTAGAACAAGTTGTTCCGGTAGAAGTTAGTGCTGAAGTGTCTGGGAAGGTGACCCCTGCAGATATTGAGTATTTCGACGAGGTTTCTGGCAAGCTGTGGACAGGAGATTGTGCGGTCTATTCCTTCGCAAAAG GGCGTCTGTCTCGGTTACCAAAGGATAAGTCATTTGACGTTGCATTAAGAGTTCTCCAATGCGATGTCTTTACTGTATCTCCTATTAAG GTTTACAagcaaaacattgaatttgcaGCGATTGGATTATTGAACATGTACAATTCCGGTGGAGCTGTTGAAGCAGTTGAGTGCTTTAGTCATAACTCTAGCAGTGAAATACACATTAAGGGAAGAGGAGGTGGTAGCTTTGGCGCTTACTCTAGTTTAAAGCCCAAAGCTTGCTCAGTGAACTCCAAAGACGACGAGGAATTTGAATTTAGAGATGAAGACGACAATCTTTTAAAAGTAACAGTTCCTGCCACAACTAGTTGGAAAATTGTTCTACATTATTGA
- the LOC103446833 gene encoding probable galactinol--sucrose galactosyltransferase 2 isoform X3 — translation MLQTTVFFPSSRALPLNINHRIIFSRGRGCGWGRGRGSVRPNSSTSGSSNTASPWSTKPVFEDGILSVDGNDVLTHVPDNVVVTPLTDSSAFVGATSQTASSRHVFKLGLVRDVRLLSLFRFKLWWMIPRVGNTGSDIPVETQMLLLQAKSAEEATPPNYILFLPVLDGEFRSSLQGNSSNELEFCVESGDPAIVTSQSPKAVFVNCGNHPFDLMKESMKILEKHFGTFFCRESKQMPGMLDCFGWCTWDAFYQGVNPQGIRDGLKRYVYVWHALLGYWGGLLPNALGTKKYNPELRYPVQSPGNLANMRDLAMDCMEKYGVGTIDPAKVYQFYDDLHGYLVSQNVDGVKVDVQNILETISADLGGRVSLTRQFQQALEKSIATHFQDNSIICCMGQNTDSIYHSKRSAITRASDDYYPKNPTTQTLHIAAVAFNSIFLGEVVLPDWDMFYSRHEAAEFHAAARAVGGCGVYVSDKPGHHDFEILKRLVLPDGSILRARFPGRPSRDCLFVDPVTDGKSLLKIWNLNKYNGVLGIFNCQGAGNWPCLEQVVPVEVSAEVSGKVTPADIEYFDEVSGKLWTGDCAVYSFAKGRLSRLPKDKSFDVALRVLQCDVFTVSPIKVYKQNIEFAAIGLLNMYNSGGAVEAVECFSHNSSSEIHIKGRGGGSFGAYSSLKPKACSVNSKDDEEFEFRDEDDNLLKVTVPATTSWKIVLHY, via the exons ATGCTCCAGACCACCGTCTTTTTTCCGTCTTCCAGAGCCCTTCCACTCAACATCAACCACAGGATCATCTTCTCACGCGGACGGGGATGTGGATGGGGACGGGGACGGGGGTCTGTGCGTCCTAACAGCAGCACTAGTGGAAGTAGTAACACTGCATCCCCATGGAGTACAAAACCTGTCTTTGAAGATGGTATTCTCAGTGTCGATGGTAACGATGTGTTGACACACGTGCCTGACAATGTGGTCGTCACACCATTGACCGACTCATCCGCATTCGTCGGTGCCACTTCTCAAACTGCTTCTTCACGTCATGTTTTTAAGCTTGGACTCGTACG GGATGTCAGATTGCTTAGTCTTTTTAGATTTAAACTTTGGTGGATGATACCAAGAGTGGGCAATACAGGAAGTGACATCCCAGTTGAAACTCAGATGTTGCTCCTGCAAGCAAAGTCAGCCGAAGAAGCTACTCCTCCTAATTATATCTTATTCTTGCCAGTTCTAGATGGTGAATTTAGAAGCAGCTTGCAGGGGAATTCATCGAATGAACTTGAGTTTTGTGTCGAAAGTG GTGACCCAGCTATCGTTACCTCCCAATCCCCAAAAGCAGTTTTTGTGAATTGCGGGAACCATCCTTTCGATCTGATGAAGGAATCTATGAA GATTTTGGAGAAGCATTTTGGAACTTTCTTTTGTAGAGAATCCAAACAG ATGCCTGGAATGCTAGATTGCTTTGGCTGGTGTACCTGGGATGCCTTTTATCAAGGGGTTAATCCTCAAGGAATCAGAGATGGCCTGAAAAG GTACGTCTATGTGTGGCATGCCCTGTTGGGATACTGGGGAGGGCTTCTTCCAAATGCTCTTGGAACTAAAAAGTACAATCCTGAGCTAAGATACCCAGTGCAGTCACCTGGGAATTTGGCAAATATGAGGGACTTAGCTATGGATTGCATGGAGAAATATGGTGTTGGTACAATAGATCCTGCAAAGGTGTATCAGTTTTATGATGATCTACACGGTTATCTTGTTTCACAAAACGTTGATGGGGTTAAGGTTGATGTTCAGAACATACTGGAGACGATATCAGCTGATTTAGGAGGGCGAGTTTCTCTGACCAGACAGTTCCAACAGGCACTGGAGAAGTCCATAGCCACCCACTTCCAAGACAACAGCATCATCTGCTGCATGGGCCAAAACACGGACTCCATTTACCA TTCAAAAAGAAGTGCTATTACTCGAGCATCTGATGATTACTACCCGAAAAACCCAACAACACAGACACTGCACATAGCTGCTGTGGCTTTCAACAGCATATTCCTTGGTGAAGTTGTTCTCCCAGATTGGGACATGTTCTAT AGCCGTCATGAAGCAGCTGAGTTCCATGCTGCTGCTAGAGCTGTGGGAGGATGCGGAGTCTATGTTAG TGACAAACCTGGCCATCATGATTTCGAGATACTTAAAAGGCTTGTACTTCCTGATGGATCAATTCTGCGAGCTAGATTCCCCGGGAGGCCATCACGGGATTGTTTATTTGTCGACCCCGTTACAGATGGGAAGAG CCTTCTAAAGATATGGAATTTGAACAAATACAATGGAGTTTTAGGCATTTTCAATTGCCAAGGAGCAGGGAACTGGCCTTGTCTAGAACAAGTTGTTCCGGTAGAAGTTAGTGCTGAAGTGTCTGGGAAGGTGACCCCTGCAGATATTGAGTATTTCGACGAGGTTTCTGGCAAGCTGTGGACAGGAGATTGTGCGGTCTATTCCTTCGCAAAAG GGCGTCTGTCTCGGTTACCAAAGGATAAGTCATTTGACGTTGCATTAAGAGTTCTCCAATGCGATGTCTTTACTGTATCTCCTATTAAG GTTTACAagcaaaacattgaatttgcaGCGATTGGATTATTGAACATGTACAATTCCGGTGGAGCTGTTGAAGCAGTTGAGTGCTTTAGTCATAACTCTAGCAGTGAAATACACATTAAGGGAAGAGGAGGTGGTAGCTTTGGCGCTTACTCTAGTTTAAAGCCCAAAGCTTGCTCAGTGAACTCCAAAGACGACGAGGAATTTGAATTTAGAGATGAAGACGACAATCTTTTAAAAGTAACAGTTCCTGCCACAACTAGTTGGAAAATTGTTCTACATTATTGA